Within Burkholderia cepacia GG4, the genomic segment TGGCGGACTTCACTTCAAAGTCCGCTCCATGCTGCTTTACGACGACCGTCCCTTCTCCACGCTTCGCTAACCAGTTGTACACCGCTCGCTCGGCCTCGAACCCAAATCTTTGGGCATTTTGCGCACTCACGGCCAAGGTCTTCTGCTCTTCCTTTACTTCTTGCACGACCGATTTTTTGGCACCGAATAGCTCAAGAAAATCGCCCATATCAAGCAGTCTGAAGGTTTTGCCACCAGACGCGCGCCGATATTCATCGATTAACTCATGCCGGACCATAAGCGGTTGATTCTCGCTGCGATGCCACCAATCTGCTTTTTCTTCACCACAAACAAAAATCGCGTGTTTGCTTCGCTTCATTGCAACTTGAAGGATAGTTTTCCAGATGAGTAAGTCGCCTATCCCGCCATCATCTTTCGCGCCGTCCTTGTAGCCGGGAGGTATCTTGTTTTCGTAACGAAACGCAGACTCCTTACTGACGGCTGCGGTAGCTTCCGGTTCCAGTTTCACAATTTCGCCGGCACGGAAAATCTTTGCGTATGCCTGTCTTACCGGATCATCGTGGTGCCAATCCTGGATCAAGCTCACGAGTTTGCCCAATTTTTGCTGAAAATTCTTTACTTGATCGACGAGTTCTTTTCTGGCATTTAGAAATTCAGTATATTCCGCCACGTTTTCGAGGACCGGATAGCTTTCAACCGGAACATTAAGATTCCGTTGCCGAGAGAGTTTTTGGAAAACTTCTTTAAGGCGGTCAGGAGAGTTCTTAAGAAACTCTTGCATCACCCGGGCCGGAATCACCAATCGCCCCTGTTCGATAAGATCGGAGTAGATTCTTACGATGTCTACGAGACTGTTCTTACCAGTGTTATACGGTAGAAGCAGGACGTTGGTGTCCAAGAACACGATTGCGTCTTCTTTCATCTGGCCGATCGAGGCAGGCTGAAACGAAATCGCATCGGCAGGATCGGGGTAGATGAAATCTAGCAGTCCATCAGCGGCGCCGGTCGTACTCGGCGTTGCCCCTTCAGGGGCTGCAATTGCTTTTTTTGACATTCGAGTTAGCCGGCCTCACTGTTGAATTTACCTTTCTAAACCTCTTACCCTGCTGGTGAGATGTTACTACACGATTTCACTGCCTTAAGCGCGTCTCGTCCGCTTTAAAGAATCACCACCGTCCGCTTCGGGTCGGTAACGGCCCTTCGCTGAAAGGGCAGGCGTAGGTCTCGGCGTAGGTTTGTGATATGTGCGTTGTCAGATAAGGCACAGGTACTGCTGCATCATTGGAGTGACAGTTGCAGGTGCCGCTGCGGGTTGCGTGCTCATGTGATCGGGAAAAGTTGCTTTGGCTGTCCGAGTTTACCAGCGGCCCCGCCCGGCAAGTGCGAAGTACACCTTTTGGCCGGTTGCCGGAGATCACGACCGGCGGCTGCCGGCTGCGGATTCAACCCGTCGATGCAACGAATTGATGAAAGCGCTCAGCCGGTGTATCGATGGCGTGGTTTTTTCGCTTTCGCATCCATCGTCACTGTACGCATCGACAACACCGACGATCGCACGCACCCGCATCGCGTCGCGGGTCTGCCGCCTGTCAGCTGTTGTTGCGTACAGTGGAATCGGCCTTCAAACCCGGTATGGATCTAATCGAACTTGTATCGGGCCCGGTGGCGTGCCAGGAAGGTTTTGTTTCCGTGTGTGACCTTACGCAGTGCCGCATACCGGTCGAGCGCGAGGACCTGTTGGTCGCGCTGGGACAGCTTCGGTCCGACCAACAGGCCACCGTCCTGGTCGAACGAAATCAGCCCCTTGTCGAATAGCCGATCTATATGTGGAGCGAGCAGCAACCCGTTGTCAGGATCGATCCTCTCGTCGTTCGTGCTGAGGCTCCAAGCATGGATGTGAGACGCGACCAGAAGATCAGTATTTGCCAGGCCCGTGAGCGAACATTGGTTGTTCCATCTCTTGAGTAAATCTGCTCGAAATTTTCCTTGACCAACACGGGCTTTCACGATCGTATCGCGGGTCGTCTTGGATACCTTCTTTCCGTTTCCACCGTCGGATACTAGTGCTTCTTCGAAGCGATCGATCATCTGGGATGCCTCGAGCAGGTAGGCGCCGGCATCTTGCGGCATGTGCGCCATATAAATTTGCTTGAGGGTGCCAGTACTCGTAAACAGGGGCGGTGACGTGCGCTCGTCAAACCGCGACATGAACTCGCCCGAGACTTCGTCCCGAAGCATTGGGGTTTTCAGTTCGGTCAGTTGGACATCGACGCGATGCCCGCCGGCATTCCATTCGGAGAAGGAGCGGCTGGGAGGCCTCGGAGCGGAGTACGAGTCCTTGACCGCCCTGGCGATATGAGAAATGCGTTGACTGTGGCAGCAAAAGACTACGTCGCCAGCCTTGACCTTCGCAACGTTGTCCCAGTGCTCCAGGTGCTGCTCTTTCCCCGATTGCGTGACGGTATGGTCTGGCGCCCAGAGGAAATTGCCGCTGAGAACCTCATTGATCGTCAGTCCGACGTTTACCCAGTAGAACTCCATTGCCCCGTAGCCCAGATTGTTGTGTTCGTGAGACGTTACCTTTCTTTATTCGGGAGTGGAAGGGGGGCAGATCAGGATCCGCGAATGCCAATGTGCGTGCTTGCTTGGACACTGCTAGCGGCTCTGTTCAGAACACATAGGTAAGTGCTTGATTCTTATGGCGTCAAGATGCACACTCTGTCAGGTGAATTTTCGCCAGATTGTGCACTTAACCAATTGAAATCAAAAGAAAACACGCCGAATCGCCCAGCCTATTTGATCGATACGAACGTCATCAGCGAGATCAGGAAGGGCAAGCGAACCAACCGCGGCGTGCGCGCGTTCTTCAGGCAGGCCGAGGCCGACGCGAGCCCGCTTTACCTGTCGGTCGTGACGGTGGCCGAATTGCGGCGCGGCGTCGATCTGATCCGCCATCGCGGCGATCATCCACAGGCGTCGGCGCTCGAGGCATGGATGGCGACGATCCTGTCCGGCTATGCGCAGAACATCCTGCCGGTCGATATCGAGACCAGCCAGATGTGGGGCCATCTGCGCGTGCCCGATCCGACCCACGCACTCGACAAACTGATCGCGGCCACCGCGCTGATCAACGATCTCACGGTCGTCACACGCAATGTCGACGATTTCGCGCGCACCGGCGTCCGGCTACTGAACCCGTTCGATTGAACCGGATCACGTCAGCGCGGCAACCTGCCGCCGCTTCCCGCTTCCCGCTTCCTCCCGCACCGCACCCGTAGCCTGTTCCGCCGGGCTTGCGCACGCGCCCGCCGCGCGCCGAATATCCCGCTGGCTCTCGTCCCAACAGACGATGTGACGCCATCCCCGACCGGCCAGAATCCTTTCACGAACAACGGATTCTGAACCTGGAGGAGGCCGACATGATCGATGTCCGTGCGCTCGGCTACGTCGTCGTCGAGGCGACCCGCGTCGATGCGTGGCGCCGCTACGCGGAAGACGTGCTGGGCATGCAGGCGCTCGACGCGCCCGACGGCGCGCTGTACCTGAAGATGGACGAGCGCGATTTCCGCTACGTGATCGTCCCCGGCTCGACCGACCGCTATTTCGCGTCGGGCTGGGAACTGCCCGACGGCGCCGCGTTCGACGCTGCGCTGGCGGCATTGCGGCAGGCGGGCGTCGAAGCCGTGCGTGCCACGCGCGACGAAGCCGCGCTGCGCCGCGTGCAGGCGATGGCGTGGTGCACCGACCCGTCCGGCAACCGGCACGAGCTGTACTGGGGCCCGCGCTGCGACTTCCGTCGCTTCGTGTCGCCGCTGGGCGTTGCGCGTTTCGTCACCGGCGACATGGGGCTCGGCCACGCGGTGCTGCCCGCACCGCAGTTCGACGCGACCGATGCATTCGTGCGCGGCGTGCTCGGCTTCGAGCTGTCCGACATCTACCGCGTGAAGTTCACGCCCGATCCGGCCGAACCGGAAAAACGCATCCATTTCATGCACTGCCGCAACGCACGCCATCACAGCCTCGCGCTGTTCGAGATGGCCGTGCCGTCGGGTTGCGTGCACGTGATGGCTGAAGTCGATTCGATGGACGAAGTGGGCCGCGCGCTGGATCGCGTGGGCGCGCACGACGTGAAGATGTCCGCGACGCTCGGCCGCCACTGCAACGACCAGATGATTTCTTTCTACATGAAGACCCCCGGCGGCTTCGATCTCGAATACGGCTTCGGCGGCCTCACGGTCGACTGGTCGAAGCACGCGGTGTTCGAGGCCACCAAGGTGAGCCAGTGGGGCCACGATTTCAGCATCGGATACCGGTAAGCCAG encodes:
- a CDS encoding PIN domain-containing protein, which encodes MSKKAIAAPEGATPSTTGAADGLLDFIYPDPADAISFQPASIGQMKEDAIVFLDTNVLLLPYNTGKNSLVDIVRIYSDLIEQGRLVIPARVMQEFLKNSPDRLKEVFQKLSRQRNLNVPVESYPVLENVAEYTEFLNARKELVDQVKNFQQKLGKLVSLIQDWHHDDPVRQAYAKIFRAGEIVKLEPEATAAVSKESAFRYENKIPPGYKDGAKDDGGIGDLLIWKTILQVAMKRSKHAIFVCGEEKADWWHRSENQPLMVRHELIDEYRRASGGKTFRLLDMGDFLELFGAKKSVVQEVKEEQKTLAVSAQNAQRFGFEAERAVYNWLAKRGEGTVVVKQHGADFEVKSANGNTLVDVKLGRPLGVGKRVVDCYQRALKLRQMGEVFSNYMIVFVSENEQIASRVASEIPTWAPQVADWILMTCGFLDEAGNFIPVA
- a CDS encoding VOC family protein; translated protein: MIDVRALGYVVVEATRVDAWRRYAEDVLGMQALDAPDGALYLKMDERDFRYVIVPGSTDRYFASGWELPDGAAFDAALAALRQAGVEAVRATRDEAALRRVQAMAWCTDPSGNRHELYWGPRCDFRRFVSPLGVARFVTGDMGLGHAVLPAPQFDATDAFVRGVLGFELSDIYRVKFTPDPAEPEKRIHFMHCRNARHHSLALFEMAVPSGCVHVMAEVDSMDEVGRALDRVGAHDVKMSATLGRHCNDQMISFYMKTPGGFDLEYGFGGLTVDWSKHAVFEATKVSQWGHDFSIGYR
- a CDS encoding type II toxin-antitoxin system VapC family toxin, with amino-acid sequence MIDTNVISEIRKGKRTNRGVRAFFRQAEADASPLYLSVVTVAELRRGVDLIRHRGDHPQASALEAWMATILSGYAQNILPVDIETSQMWGHLRVPDPTHALDKLIAATALINDLTVVTRNVDDFARTGVRLLNPFD
- a CDS encoding HNH endonuclease; its protein translation is MEFYWVNVGLTINEVLSGNFLWAPDHTVTQSGKEQHLEHWDNVAKVKAGDVVFCCHSQRISHIARAVKDSYSAPRPPSRSFSEWNAGGHRVDVQLTELKTPMLRDEVSGEFMSRFDERTSPPLFTSTGTLKQIYMAHMPQDAGAYLLEASQMIDRFEEALVSDGGNGKKVSKTTRDTIVKARVGQGKFRADLLKRWNNQCSLTGLANTDLLVASHIHAWSLSTNDERIDPDNGLLLAPHIDRLFDKGLISFDQDGGLLVGPKLSQRDQQVLALDRYAALRKVTHGNKTFLARHRARYKFD